The following are encoded together in the Solenopsis invicta isolate M01_SB chromosome 14, UNIL_Sinv_3.0, whole genome shotgun sequence genome:
- the LOC105207739 gene encoding transmembrane protein 131 isoform X5, with protein sequence MENLFSHISFEPSILDFKERQLGSPHQETVIMFNKDHNKTVHLSSISGNTRHFHSSFFQNKVIPPLGNTTFNVVFLGRDEGDIDTHLFIHTSDGTLKYQVKGISVSSPYRLRPVVDIKLPLNASFTPLIYMHNPHPEALQVMEVYSSGGDFQLELPSGEPEGTRELWEILPYQTKPIIRLTFNAYAEKNHTAYIRFKVNNTAEVLVVAVEVEVKSGAGLHWGGSSGIINLGMGGSLQPPIRHPIALKNSAKKAIKVVNIINTPVSKALKLHFEPAIIPGETDIPIAIGMLIYDWKIGLDLQHFKGKLIIKAIGPGGSSQKLAIPWVAQVLQGGLEVNTSITHYCSPQSNQARNFSVVNKFKLPLAITNVTMCSNAKSLFTIKDFTPRVIKPEQKVNIFSLQLAKERKSDNVKMESSILIHSNVSVTEVPVLSYDGKLRKVMPGEKQDDMGTMNFGTVGSGTENEAIFALENQNPVNVELHSWGVNMPGAVLELMGCQNGPADLLDKEFRNITVCSHSGNQYIKPEFLAIFKIKVKTPMVEEDTIVGDVFVRTTYERFTLPVYMRVAHGKISLKKLIFTDCFPGSICMQQVKVHSTFSRPMEVTHIAPINKDDRIKYIPLEEATMPVISKGENNVGSIQIDPSMTCKQQCYLGLSLDTNTGNQWLNTMSLPSHTRDSDLNFLNMRHVRFINSTADGSWENITMRLDTTEVRGHKFYVNIKPYWPSLLASSNSIKNKSILMFPLTQVGNTSYRAIKLYNPSASLLIVQLVMDWSYPQGARLYHSLPMKFKPVCAQCSSTIPEEFKLEESANERELFEKQWGITIAPQSLSFYLNPLETRTVRVAYTPFSTSTSSGFLYIRNNMTILEVLRLSGRGASAQFRFGHRKPGSTTPLLFELTDKHLKDCERMYVSSSSFSYTLGKRGDRSKLVTTLSVKRSFTARNTGELPIEIYGFYINDWHCEGYGFKVLDCSPFKLSPNATKRIEIAFTPDFTLSRVERKLLVMTSMGPDAGENVENGVVILNLLATLPAHSLNLCASVLARPPWEGAVQKAALILSSVLMLCVAVVSFLEADRILREGLANYSKENPVQPPLDLRLLSHNTTQGGGGSCIGNKNEKTVTNDEKSKTMKKDEAFPDWSLMNVKKCKDKDVQKGLKIPDWSAEEERRFKLDTESKDLLSFKRCEETSNVDNINAANATNTCMSKKKNNKKQNNAQEVQSDNCVTNDTLTDAQLIQEKKYIVNAVTKSSPTSNRKGKTIQSTQSNIKEESKLNDHEVQMDAVIINNNRTNKSDKRNKQTSSNGNNSSNHTNHVSLKKLEPASTQKTIQLSEEETSSTTTESSTHDETSTSCKSFDQPCGKQEKLQRKPISKKSKPQSIPPVPCIDYKDNYEGDCDDDEYDKEKQNNPNRWKTNTTRSSTKHIHTSRTVESSFKLSRQNKNTPRKEKTMQKRRVADKIHVKSPPANGNISQKDDVTRIIGTMPTILPPPPSCWGENRAKFSDVVARNPEIVSLFSNLNHVNHKSQTSTSNLSATFNADVKDVQYVKPQSTQESQTPKEYNLMSNPAPLCNTTVNKNKSFDQEPLILQSDLQHSNSYFINTFTEHPQFECELVPYDDLPETDEPLVELENPEEDTRCQLWEDPSPMILLSDNTNGFQLESPKTSEKPVLSDLKDNWTIDTNWEPLHTRAAVGEERSGAWGINTGGVWAAAPWGAAAPPISQTLQSETDTQERSGFDPFRSLSTIWTPSSTETWRTKREN encoded by the exons atggaaaatttattcTCTCACATTTCTTTTGAGCCAAGTATCTTGGACTTCAAAGAAAG ACAACTTGGTAGTCCTCACCAAGAGACTGTGATCATGTTTAACAAGGATCACAATAAAACTGTACATCTTTCATCAATATCAGGAAACACACGTCATTTCCATTCATCGTTTTTTCAAAACAAA gttATTCCACCACTGGGGAACACAACATTTAATGTTGTATTTCTTGGTCGAGACGAAGGTGATATTGATACACACCTTTTTATACATACTTCAGATGGGACACTAAAGTATCAG GTCAAAGGAATAAGTGTCAGTAGTCCTTATAGACTCAGACCTGTAGTTGATATCAAGTTACCATTAAATGCGTCTTTTACACCTCTTATATACATGCACAATCCACATCCAGAAGCTTTACAA GTGATGGAAGTATATAGTAGTGGCGGAGATTTTCAATTAGAATTACCATCAGGCGAGCCAGAAGGCACTCGTGAATTGTGGGAAATTTTACCTTATCAAACGAAGCCTATCATCAGACTAACTTTTAATGCTTACGCAGAAAAGAATCATACAGCATATATTAG ATTTAAAGTGAATAATACTGCTGAGGTTCTCGTGGTAGCAGTTGAGGTAGAAGTCAAAAGTGGAGCTGGTCTTCATTGGGGTGGAAGTTCTGGAATAATTAATTTAGGTATGGGCGGTTCGTTGCAGCCGCCTATTCGTCATcctattgctttaaaaaattcagcAAAGAAAGCAATTAAAGTTGTG aatattataaatacaccTGTATCAAAAGCATTAAAACTGCATTTTGAGCCAGCAATAATTCCAGGAGAGACAGATATACCAATCGCCATTGGAATGCTGATTTACGATT GGAAAATCGGTTTGGACTTGCAACATTTTAAAGgcaaattgataataaaagcAATAGGTCCAGGTGGTTCTAGTCAGAAATTAGCGATTCCCTGGGTAGCCCAAGTGTTGCAGGGTGGATTAGAAGTAAACACATCGATTACGCACTATTGCTCTCCACAATCCAATCAGGCCCGGAACTTTAGCGTggtgaataaatttaaattaccgTTAGCTATTACGAATGTCACGATGTGTTCGAACGCGAAATCGCTTTTTACG ATAAAAGATTTTACTCCTAGAGTAATAAAACCTGAACAAAAGgtcaatatattttctttacaacttgccaaagaaagaaagagtgaTAATGTGAAAATGGAGTCGTCGATATTAATACATTCAAATGTATCGGTGACTGAAGTTCCAGTGTTGAGTTATGACGGCAAACTAAGAAAAGTTATGCCGGGCGAGAAGCAGGATGACATGGGAACAATGAATTTCGGTACTGTGGGAAGCGGTACCGAAAACGAGGCGATTTTTGCGCTGGAGAATCAGAATCCCGTCAATGTGGAACTACACAGCTGGGGTGTGAATATGCCTGGTGCGGTCTTGGAATTGATGGGTTGTCAAAACGGTCCTGCAGACTTGTTGGATAAGGAATTTCGAAATATAACTGTATGCAGTCATTCTGGAAAT CAATATATAAAACCGGAGTTTCTGGCGATCTTTAAGATTAAAGTGAAGACTCCCATGGTCGAAGAAGACACGATTGTTGGCGACGTTTTTGTGCGAACGACCTACGAGCGATTTACCTTGCCAGTGTATATGCGAGTTGCACATGGCAAAATTTCCTTGAAGAAGCTCATTTTTACTGATTGTTTCCCT GGATCGATCTGTATGCAACAAGTGAAAGTGCACTCTACATTCTCAAGACCAATGGAAGTAACACACATTGCACCCATAAATAAGGATGATAGGATAAAGTATATCCCATTGGAGGAAGCTACAATGCCTGTCATATCCAAGGGCGAGAATAATGTCGGCTCGATACAAATCGACCCTTCAATGACTTGCAAACAGCAATGTTATCTAGGTTTATCACTGGACACTAACA CGGGTAATCAGTGGTTGAACACGATGAGCCTTCCCTCGCATACTCGCGACTCTGACTTGAACTTTCTGAACATGCGACACGTTCGCTTTATCAATTCCACTGCGGATGGTTCATGGGAAAATATCACGATGCGCTTGGATACGACCGAAGTGCGCGGTCATAAATTTTACGTGAACATCAAGCCGTACTGGCCAAGCTTATTGGCCAGTTCCAATAGCATAAAAAACAAGAGTATCCTAATGTTTCCACTGACTCAGGTCGGAAACACGTCATATCGAGCAATTAAGCTGTACAATCCGAGTGCGAGTCTGTTGATAGTTCAGCTGGTTATGGATTGGAGTTATCCTCAAGGGGCACGTCTTTACCACTCCTTGCCAATGAA ATTTAAGCCTGTGTGCGCGCAATGTTCATCCACGATTCCAGAGGAATTCAAACTAGAAGAGAGCGCGAACGAGCGAGAATTGTTTGAAAAACAATGGGGCATAACAATAGCGCCTCAAtcactttctttttatttaaacccTTTGGAAACGAGAACGGTTCGCGTAGCATATACACCCTTTTCCACTTCGACATCGTCtggttttttatatattag AAATAATATGACTATTTTAGAAGTTCTACGTTTGAGCGGTCGAGGCGCGAGCGCACAATTTAGATTTGGCCATCGCAAACCGGGATCAACTACGCCTTTATTGTTTGAACTGACGGACAAGCATCTTAAAGATTGTGAACGTATGTACGTTTCTTCATCTTCGTTTTCTTATACTCTAGGAAAAAGAG GAGATCGCAGCAAACTTGTCACGACTCTTAGTGTAAAGCGATCTTTTACGGCCAGAAATACGGGGGAGCTGCCGATCGAGATTTACGGATTTTACATCAACGACTGGCACTGTGAAGGCTACGGTTTCAAAGTGCTCGATTGCTCGCCTTTCAAGTTGAGTCCGAATGCCACGAAAAGAATCGAGATAGCATTCACACCGGACTTCACGCTGTCTCGCGTGGAACGGAAGTTGTTGGTGATGACGAGCATGGGACCGGACGCTGGTGAGAACGTCGAGAACGGCGTAGTAATACTTAACTTGCTGGCGACTCTGCCGGCACACTCATTGAACTTATGCGCGTCGGTACTCGCCAGACCGCCGTGGGAAGGCGCAGTACAAAAGGCTGCCCTCATCCTCTCATCGGTGCTGATGTTGTGCGTCGCTGTGGTTTCGTTTCTCGAAGCGGACCGAATATTACGGGAAGGTTTGGCTAATTACTCAAAAGAGAATCCGGTGCAACCGCCACTAGATCTGAGACTGCTGTCGCACAACACGACGCAGGGAGGTGGTGGTAGTTGCATCGGTAACAAAAACGAGAAAACTGTGACGAACGATGAGAAAAGCAAGACAATGAAGAAGGACGAGGCATTTCCCGACTGGTCATTGATGAACGTGAAAAAGTGTAAGGATAAGGATGTGCAAAAAGGATTGAAGATCCCAGACTGGTCCGCCGAGGAAGAACGTAGATTCAAATTGGATACCGAGTCCAAGGATCTGCTATCCTTCAAACGCTGCGAGGAAACATCTAATGTAGATAATATTAACGCCGCAAATGCAACAAACACGTGCATGtcgaagaaaaagaataataagaaacaGAATAATGCTCAAGAGGTTCAGTCAGACAATTGCGTAACAAATGACACGCTCACGGACGCTCAGTTGATTCAAGAGAAGAAATATATTGTCAATGCGGTTACAAAATCGAGTCCGACATCGAACAGAAAAGGAAAAACAATACAATCAACACAGTCGAATATTAAAGAAGAATCAAAGTTAAATGATCACGAAGTTCAAATGGACGCGGTGATAATCAATAACAATCGAACTAATAAGTCTGACAAGCGCAATAAGCAGACGAGTAGCAATGGAAACAACAGTAGTAACCACACTAATCATGTTTCACTGAAAAAGCTCGAACCGGCGAGCACTCAAaaaaccattcaactttcagAAGAGGAAACTTCATCCACTACAACAGAGAGTTCGACTCACGATGAAACATCGACATCGTGTAAG aGTTTTGATCAACCGTGCGGAAAGCAAGAGAAGCTACAAAGAAAGCCGATATCTAAGAAAAGCAAACCTCAGTCTATTCCTCCTGTGCCATGCATAGATTATAAGGACAACTATGAAGGTGACTGTGATGACGATGAGTACGACAAAGAAAAGCAGAATAATCCAAATAGATGGAAAACAAACACTACTAGGTCCAGCACAAAGCATATTCATACCTCACGTACCGTCGAATCATCTTTTAAGTTATCACGTCAAAATAAGAATACACCGCGAAAGGAGAAGACGATGCAGAAGCGTCGCGTAGCTGACAAGATACATGTTAAAT CCCCTCCTGCAAACGGAAATATAAGTCAAAAAGATGATGTAACGCGCATTATTGGAACAATGCCCACCATATTGCCACCTCCGCCCTCCTGTTGGGGCGAAAACAGAGCTAAGTTCAGTGATGTAGTGGCGCGAAATCCAGAGATTGTCTCTCTGTTCTCTAATTTAAATCATGTGAATCACAAGAGTCAAACGAGTACATCGAATTTATCCGCCACATTTAATGCTGATGTCAAAGACGTTCAATATGTTAAGCCACAATCGACGCAAGAGTCACAAACGCCAaaggaatataatttaatgtcaaATCCAGCCCCTCTTTGCAATACGACCGTGAACAAGAACAAATCCTTCGATCAAGAGCCTTTGATTTTGCAGTCCGATTTGCAACATTCGAACagttatttcattaatactttCACAGAACATCCA CAGTTTGAATGCGAGCTGGTGCCGTACGACGATCTTCCAGAAACTGACGAACCTTTAGTAGAATTGGAGAATCCTGAAGAAGATACGCGGTGCCAATTATGGGAAGACCCTAGTCCTATGATTTTATTATCGGATAATACAAACGGATTTCAACTGGAGTCGCCAAAAACGTCGGAAAAACCTGTTTTGTCTGACTTAAAAG ATAATTGGACGATTGATACCAATTGGGAACCATTACACACGAGAGCAGCGGTTGGAGAAGAACGTAGTGGCGCATGGGGAATTAATACAGGAGGAGTATGGGCTGCGGCACCTTGGGGTGCGGCCGCACCTCCTATATCACAAACATTGCAGTCCGAGACGGACACACAA GAAAGATCGGGATTCGATCCATTCCGTTCGCTCAGCACAATATGGACGCCATCATCGACTGAAACGTGGAGGACGAAACGCGAGAATTAA